Proteins from a genomic interval of Rhizobium rhododendri:
- a CDS encoding carbohydrate ABC transporter permease: MASARPSGVRRFYNVNGWLFIAPALVLIGLFMVYPILWSLFMSSQSGRGAMVKFVGFGNIVRLANDPVFLHALTNTVTFFIIQVPIMILLALSLAAVLNMPKLVGRGLFRTAIFLPCVTSLVAYSALFKGMFAEQGVVNSTLEAIGIIASPIPWLTDGFWAKVLIILAITWRWTGYNMIFYLSAMQNIDKSIYEAARIDGINAWGRFVYITIPLLKPVILFTSVISTIGTLQLFDEVMNITQGGPSDSTLTLSLYIYNLTFKFIPNLGYAATVSYVIVVLVAMLAFVQFYAAREKDQ, translated from the coding sequence ATGGCTTCTGCGCGTCCCAGCGGCGTTCGCCGCTTCTATAATGTCAACGGATGGCTCTTCATTGCCCCGGCGCTGGTGCTGATCGGCCTGTTCATGGTCTATCCGATCCTCTGGTCGCTGTTCATGTCGTCCCAGTCCGGCCGCGGAGCGATGGTAAAATTCGTCGGTTTCGGCAATATCGTCCGCCTCGCCAACGATCCGGTCTTCCTGCACGCGCTGACCAATACGGTGACGTTCTTCATCATCCAGGTTCCCATCATGATCCTGCTGGCCCTGTCGCTGGCGGCCGTGCTGAACATGCCGAAGCTCGTCGGACGGGGCCTGTTCCGTACCGCGATCTTCTTGCCGTGCGTCACCTCGCTGGTGGCCTATTCCGCGCTTTTCAAAGGGATGTTCGCCGAGCAGGGCGTGGTCAACAGCACGCTGGAGGCCATCGGCATCATCGCGTCGCCGATCCCGTGGCTGACCGACGGTTTCTGGGCCAAGGTGCTGATCATTCTTGCCATCACCTGGCGGTGGACCGGCTACAATATGATTTTCTACCTCTCCGCCATGCAGAACATCGACAAGTCAATCTATGAGGCGGCGCGCATCGACGGAATCAATGCCTGGGGACGGTTCGTCTACATCACCATCCCGCTGCTGAAGCCGGTTATCCTGTTCACCTCAGTAATCTCGACCATCGGCACGCTGCAGCTGTTCGATGAGGTGATGAACATCACCCAGGGCGGTCCTTCGGATTCGACGCTGACCCTGTCGCTCTACATCTACAACCTGACCTTCAAGTTCATACCGAACCTCGGCTATGCCGCGACGGTCTCCTACGTCATCGTCGTGCTGGTGGCGATGCTGGCCTTCGTGCAGTTCTACGCGGCACGGGAGAAAGACCAATGA
- a CDS encoding LacI family DNA-binding transcriptional regulator has protein sequence MVTIKEIANAVGVSSATVSRVLNYDATLSISASKRQAVIETAEALNYATPRSRNRANGLNGAQALVSGAGRIALVHFLRPPQELTDPYYIGVRLGIENRCRALQIDVVKVYHADSLPDATLLREASGVIAIGRHTDEEVEWLREHSRTVVFADFSPQIDLEDSVESNIQLAMRKLLSALRDRGYRRIGFIGWLEHINQVPNHFTERRCRTYIEWMKQHDLFDPELCVTEHLTPNSGYTLAKSLMQIASPPDIIVACNDNMAIGAYRAMLELGLKIPDDVAIASFNDIPVAQLLNPPLSTVRIPAELIGETAVDLLLERFAGRDIVKTVILSTDIIWRESTR, from the coding sequence ATGGTGACGATCAAGGAAATAGCAAATGCGGTCGGCGTCTCCTCGGCTACGGTTTCCCGCGTCCTGAACTACGATGCGACCTTGTCGATTTCCGCGTCCAAGCGCCAGGCCGTCATCGAAACCGCCGAGGCATTGAACTACGCGACGCCGCGCAGCCGCAACCGGGCAAACGGCCTCAATGGCGCGCAAGCACTGGTCTCCGGTGCGGGGCGGATTGCCCTCGTCCACTTCCTGCGGCCGCCGCAGGAGCTGACAGATCCCTACTATATCGGCGTTCGCCTCGGCATCGAGAACCGCTGTCGCGCGCTGCAGATCGATGTGGTCAAGGTCTACCACGCCGACAGCCTGCCGGATGCCACACTCCTGCGCGAGGCCTCGGGCGTCATCGCCATCGGCCGCCACACCGACGAGGAGGTGGAATGGCTGCGCGAACACAGCCGTACGGTGGTTTTTGCGGACTTTTCACCGCAGATCGACCTCGAGGACAGTGTCGAGAGCAACATCCAGCTGGCCATGCGCAAGCTGCTTTCGGCACTCCGCGACCGCGGCTACCGGCGCATCGGCTTCATTGGCTGGCTCGAACATATCAACCAGGTCCCCAATCATTTCACCGAGCGGCGCTGCAGGACCTATATCGAGTGGATGAAGCAGCACGACCTTTTCGACCCGGAGCTTTGCGTTACCGAACACCTCACCCCCAACAGTGGCTACACCCTTGCGAAATCCCTGATGCAGATCGCGTCGCCGCCAGACATCATCGTCGCCTGTAACGACAACATGGCCATCGGCGCATACCGGGCAATGCTGGAACTCGGCCTCAAGATCCCGGACGATGTGGCTATTGCCAGCTTCAACGACATTCCGGTGGCGCAGCTGCTCAATCCGCCGCTGTCGACCGTGCGTATCCCGGCCGAACTGATCGGCGAGACCGCTGTCGACCTGCTGCTGGAGCGGTTTGCCGGCCGCGATATCGTCAAGACGGTGATCTTATCCACAGACATTATCTGGCGGGAAAGCACGCGTTGA
- a CDS encoding ABC transporter substrate-binding protein, producing MDNFLRARAPRIIALALAGVSLLAVTAAEAKEITVWCWDPNFNVAIMKEAGARYTKTHPDTTFNVVDFAKADVEQKLQTGLSSGAGGGLPDIVLIEDYGAQKYLQSFPGAFAPMSDKVDYKAFAPYKVELMTVDGKVYGMPFDSGVTGLYYRKDYLEAAGFKAEDLNNITWDRFIEIGKQVEAKTGKKMMGTDPNDAGLVRILMQSAGGWYFDKDGNPNILNNPALKASLETFGKIMASGIAKQAVGWSNYVNTFTSGDVASTVTGVWITGTIKAQKDQSGKWGVAPIPALNVEGATHASNLGGSSWYVLSASKQKDEAIDFLNAEYAKDIDFYQKILTDRGAVGSLTAARTGAAYEQADAFFGGQKVWQSFADWLAKVPPVNYGIYTNEVDAAVTAQIPAIAKGGSVDEALKAIDAQAKTQIQ from the coding sequence ATGGATAATTTTCTGCGCGCCCGCGCGCCGCGCATCATCGCTCTGGCTCTGGCCGGCGTCAGCCTTTTGGCGGTTACAGCCGCCGAGGCAAAAGAAATCACCGTCTGGTGCTGGGATCCGAACTTCAACGTCGCAATCATGAAGGAAGCCGGCGCCCGCTACACCAAGACACACCCGGACACCACCTTCAACGTCGTCGACTTTGCCAAGGCTGACGTCGAGCAGAAGCTGCAGACCGGCCTGTCGTCGGGTGCTGGCGGCGGCCTGCCGGATATCGTCCTCATAGAGGACTACGGCGCACAGAAATATCTCCAGTCCTTCCCGGGTGCATTTGCGCCGATGTCTGACAAGGTCGACTACAAGGCGTTCGCCCCTTACAAGGTCGAACTGATGACGGTCGACGGCAAGGTCTACGGCATGCCGTTCGATTCCGGCGTCACCGGCCTCTACTATCGCAAGGACTATCTGGAAGCCGCTGGCTTCAAGGCAGAAGATCTCAACAACATCACCTGGGACCGTTTCATCGAGATCGGCAAGCAGGTCGAAGCCAAGACCGGCAAGAAAATGATGGGCACCGACCCGAACGACGCCGGTCTCGTCCGCATCCTGATGCAGTCGGCTGGTGGCTGGTATTTCGACAAGGATGGCAACCCCAACATCCTCAACAATCCGGCGCTCAAGGCATCGCTTGAAACCTTCGGCAAGATCATGGCCTCGGGCATTGCCAAGCAGGCTGTCGGCTGGTCGAACTACGTCAACACGTTCACCTCGGGCGATGTTGCCTCGACAGTGACCGGGGTGTGGATTACCGGCACAATCAAGGCCCAGAAGGACCAGTCCGGCAAATGGGGTGTTGCCCCGATCCCGGCATTGAACGTCGAGGGCGCAACGCATGCATCGAACCTCGGTGGTTCCAGCTGGTACGTTCTGTCTGCGTCCAAGCAGAAGGACGAGGCGATCGACTTCCTCAATGCGGAATACGCAAAGGACATCGATTTCTACCAGAAGATCCTGACCGATCGTGGCGCTGTCGGCTCACTGACGGCCGCCCGCACCGGTGCTGCCTATGAACAGGCCGACGCGTTCTTCGGCGGCCAGAAGGTGTGGCAGAGCTTTGCCGATTGGCTGGCCAAGGTTCCCCCGGTCAATTACGGCATCTACACAAACGAAGTCGATGCGGCTGTAACGGCGCAGATCCCGGCGATTGCCAAGGGCGGTTCCGTCGACGAAGCGCTGAAGGCCATCGACGCCCAGGCAAAGACCCAGATCCAGTAG
- a CDS encoding glycoside hydrolase family 2 protein — MRSVVSFNDTWTFHEGFAPGLTEALTAGQMVTLPHNAVDLPFNYFDEKSYQRAFTYQAVLKWQPEFDGREVSLVFDGAMADSVVYLNGKEIVAHKDGYTPFEARLTDGLHQGDNLITVKIDGSENPEIPPFGGRIDYLTYAGIYRDVWLKVTDTVSIGNIKIETGHVLSEAKSATVRCDFSNPQGVAFNGTVTAAITDAAGKEIATASSETTGTSVTLAFANLTGLSLWDIDDPVLYTVAVSLESDQGSDQVGTHFGFRTAEFTTEGFKLNGRKLKIRGLNRHQSYPYVGYAAGRSAQELDADIMKNTLKCNLVRTSHYPQSKWFLDRCDRIGLLVFEEIPGWQHIGGEEWKQESIQNVRRMIERDWNHPSIIIWGVRINESKDSHDFYLETNRLAHELDSTRQTGGVRFILDSEFLEDVFTMNDFILGNEELPGSNRPRTALRSQQECTGLQKVVPYLITEFGGHMYPTKIYDQEQRQAEHVRRHLEVLNAAYGDPNISGAIGWCMFDYNTHKDFGSGDRICYHGVMDMFREPKFAAYVYASQCEPSEEVVMKPVTFWARGERNIGGVLPLIILSNCDEIELRYGSLVKRVGPDRETFPHLPHPPIVVDHRHFTKDELGVWGMQWEDAHFTGFVAGEAVAKLHMVADPLPTTLQVEADSKTIRAEGRDSTRVIVRALDQVGSRLPFINDVVTLKVSGPAKIVGPHVIPFQGGTTGFWLESTGKSGDITIEVTSPRFTGTTVELTAVNSTQQEAVTP; from the coding sequence ATGCGCTCTGTTGTTTCCTTCAACGATACCTGGACCTTTCACGAGGGTTTCGCCCCTGGTCTCACCGAGGCCCTGACCGCCGGCCAAATGGTCACCCTGCCGCACAATGCGGTAGACCTGCCGTTCAACTATTTCGACGAGAAATCCTATCAGCGCGCCTTCACCTACCAGGCCGTCCTGAAGTGGCAGCCGGAGTTCGACGGTCGCGAAGTGTCGCTGGTATTCGACGGCGCCATGGCCGACTCCGTCGTTTATCTCAATGGCAAGGAGATTGTCGCCCACAAGGATGGCTACACGCCCTTCGAGGCGCGCCTGACCGACGGTCTGCATCAGGGCGACAACCTGATCACCGTCAAGATCGACGGCAGCGAAAACCCGGAAATCCCGCCCTTCGGTGGCCGGATCGATTATCTCACCTATGCCGGCATCTATCGCGATGTCTGGCTGAAGGTCACCGATACGGTGTCGATCGGCAACATCAAGATCGAGACCGGCCATGTGCTCAGCGAGGCAAAGTCGGCGACGGTGCGTTGCGACTTCTCCAATCCACAGGGTGTGGCGTTCAACGGCACCGTGACCGCCGCCATCACCGACGCCGCAGGCAAGGAAATTGCCACGGCCTCGTCCGAAACGACAGGCACAAGCGTGACGCTGGCCTTCGCCAACCTCACAGGCCTGTCGCTCTGGGATATCGACGACCCTGTCCTCTATACCGTCGCCGTCTCGCTCGAGAGCGACCAGGGCTCGGACCAGGTCGGCACGCATTTCGGCTTCCGCACGGCCGAGTTCACGACCGAAGGCTTCAAGCTCAATGGTCGCAAGCTAAAGATCCGCGGCCTCAACCGTCACCAGTCCTACCCCTATGTCGGCTATGCCGCCGGCCGCTCCGCCCAGGAGCTGGACGCCGACATCATGAAGAACACGCTGAAGTGCAATCTCGTCCGCACCTCACACTATCCGCAGTCCAAATGGTTTCTCGATCGGTGCGATCGCATTGGCCTCTTGGTGTTCGAGGAAATCCCCGGCTGGCAGCATATCGGCGGCGAGGAGTGGAAGCAGGAATCGATCCAGAACGTCCGCCGCATGATCGAGCGCGACTGGAACCATCCGTCGATCATCATCTGGGGCGTGCGCATCAACGAATCCAAGGATAGCCACGACTTCTATCTCGAGACCAACCGGCTCGCCCATGAGTTAGACAGCACGCGCCAGACCGGCGGCGTCCGATTCATCCTCGATAGCGAATTCCTCGAAGACGTCTTCACGATGAACGACTTTATCCTCGGCAACGAGGAACTGCCGGGCAGCAACCGCCCGCGCACGGCGCTGAGAAGCCAGCAGGAATGCACGGGCCTGCAGAAGGTCGTGCCATACCTGATCACCGAATTCGGCGGCCATATGTATCCGACGAAAATCTACGACCAGGAACAGCGGCAGGCCGAGCATGTGCGGCGCCATCTGGAAGTGCTGAACGCTGCCTATGGTGATCCCAACATTTCCGGTGCCATCGGCTGGTGCATGTTCGACTACAACACCCACAAGGACTTCGGCTCCGGCGACCGGATCTGCTACCATGGCGTCATGGACATGTTCCGCGAACCGAAATTTGCAGCCTATGTCTATGCCAGCCAGTGCGAGCCATCAGAAGAAGTGGTGATGAAACCAGTCACCTTCTGGGCGCGTGGGGAGCGCAACATCGGCGGCGTGCTGCCACTGATCATCCTCAGCAACTGCGACGAGATCGAATTGCGTTACGGCTCGCTGGTCAAGCGCGTCGGTCCTGACCGCGAGACGTTTCCACACCTGCCGCACCCGCCCATCGTCGTCGACCATCGTCATTTCACCAAGGACGAACTCGGCGTCTGGGGCATGCAGTGGGAAGACGCCCATTTCACTGGATTTGTCGCCGGCGAAGCCGTCGCAAAACTGCACATGGTCGCCGATCCGCTGCCGACGACACTGCAGGTCGAAGCGGACAGCAAGACGATCCGTGCCGAAGGGCGCGACAGCACCCGCGTTATCGTCCGCGCGCTCGATCAGGTCGGCTCGCGCCTCCCGTTCATCAACGATGTCGTGACACTAAAGGTGTCTGGTCCGGCAAAGATCGTCGGCCCCCACGTCATTCCGTTCCAGGGCGGCACGACCGGCTTCTGGCTGGAATCGACAGGCAAGAGCGGCGATATTACCATAGAGGTCACCTCGCCCCGCTTTACCGGCACCACGGTAGAACTCACGGCGGTCAACTCGACCCAGCAGGAAGCGGTAACCCCATGA
- a CDS encoding carbohydrate ABC transporter permease, whose product MSGDRFKALAIQVFTYGFIGVMSFISVFPFLWMIISTSNSSIDIVKGSVTIGSAFWINVQGFFSQVDVPLIFWNSAKIAILSTVLTLAISSFAGYGFEMFKSKARERVYSAILLTLMIPFAALMIPLFVLMGHAGLINSHIAVLLPTISSAFIIFYFRQSTKAFPSELRDAAKVDGLKEWQIFLFIYVPVMRSTYAAAFIIVFMTAWNNYLWPLIVLQSNDTKTITLVVSSLASAYYPDFGVVMVGTVLATLPTLVVFFLMQRQFVQGMLGSVK is encoded by the coding sequence ATGAGCGGCGATCGTTTCAAGGCACTCGCCATCCAGGTTTTCACCTATGGCTTCATCGGCGTCATGTCGTTCATCTCGGTCTTCCCGTTTCTCTGGATGATCATTAGCACCAGCAATTCTTCGATCGACATCGTCAAGGGTAGCGTGACCATTGGTTCGGCTTTCTGGATCAACGTGCAGGGCTTCTTCTCGCAAGTCGACGTGCCGTTGATCTTCTGGAACTCGGCCAAGATCGCCATTCTCAGCACCGTGCTGACGCTCGCCATCTCTTCCTTTGCCGGCTATGGCTTCGAGATGTTCAAGTCAAAGGCTCGCGAGCGGGTCTACAGCGCCATCCTCCTGACGCTGATGATCCCGTTTGCCGCCCTTATGATCCCGCTCTTCGTGCTGATGGGCCATGCCGGTCTTATCAACAGCCATATCGCTGTTCTTCTGCCGACAATCAGCTCAGCCTTCATCATCTTCTATTTCCGCCAGAGCACGAAAGCCTTTCCGTCCGAACTGCGCGATGCCGCCAAGGTCGACGGGTTGAAGGAATGGCAGATCTTCCTGTTCATCTACGTGCCGGTGATGCGCTCGACCTATGCGGCCGCCTTCATCATCGTCTTCATGACGGCGTGGAACAACTATCTCTGGCCGCTGATCGTGCTGCAGTCGAACGACACCAAGACCATCACGCTGGTCGTCTCGTCACTGGCTTCCGCCTACTACCCCGATTTCGGTGTCGTCATGGTCGGCACCGTGCTTGCGACGCTGCCCACGCTCGTCGTCTTCTTTCTCATGCAACGTCAATTCGTCCAGGGCATGCTGGGCTCCGTCAAATAG